From the genome of Populus alba chromosome 10, ASM523922v2, whole genome shotgun sequence, one region includes:
- the LOC118048797 gene encoding uncharacterized protein isoform X1, with protein sequence MEMLRNRQIAGTGRVGEDQDDVTILQLRTTRQRRGGAPAPRYVEEIHPSVKEESQELKVENIVSETGVRVANPEFVTEFQQLCKAMRTWMEFSMERDRRRDRDIPSSSHIVQGVNVSLNDFMELAPPTFTGMDISEDPQRFLDDIWRRCEALGCTDHRAVSLASFRLEGDMAISWFESKKRERSTEAKWTWKEFSTIFLDRFLPQSVRDAQLYEFERLSQGSMTVDEYDLKFTQLSRYAEHLLPTEECRVKRFIRGLKSSMYMVMVSQVFPSYTSVVDKARLIEARELEDMVASQSKRSREESRVFRQQRPNASPSRERSAYQDSWVPKRFRRISTASGLSSQSGGKNAQ encoded by the exons ATG GAAATGTTGAGAAATAGACAAATAGCTGGTACTGGTAGAGTAGGTGAAGATCAAGACGATGTCACTATTCTGCAATTGAGGACTACAAGACAAAGGAGGGGTGGTGCACCCGCACCTCGATATGTTGAGGAGATACATCCATCAGTAAAGGAGGAATCTCAAGAGTTAAAAGTGGAAAATATTGTTAGTGAAACAGGTGTAAGGGTAGCTAACCCTGAGTTTGTTACagaatttcagcagctttgcaAGGCTATGCGAACTTGGATGGAGTTTAGTATGGAAAGAGATCGGAGAAGGGATAGAGATATACCATCATCATCCCATATTGTTCAAGGAGTCAATGTTTCATTGAATGACTTTATGGAGTTAGCACCCCCTACCTTTACTGGAATGGACATCTCAGAGGATCCTCAAAGGTTCTTGGATGATATATGGCGACGGTGTGAAGCTTTAGGGTGTACAGACCATCGCGCTGTGAGTCTAGCATCATTCAGGTTAGAGGGAGATATGGCCATCTCATGGTTTGAGtctaaaaagagagagaggtcaACGGAGGCTAAGTGGACATGGAAGGAGTTTAGCACTATATTCTTGGATAGATTTCTTCCTCAGAGTGTTAGGGATGCTCAACTCTATGAGTTTGAGAGGCTATCTCAGGGGAGCATGACAGTGGATGAGTATGATCTAAAGTTTACTCAGCTATCAAGGTATGCTGAACATCTTCTACCTACTGAGGAGTGCAGGGTGAAAAGATTCATTCGAGGACTTAAATCCTCAATGTATATGGTGATGGTGTCTCAAGTGTTTCCATCTTACACATCAGTTGTTGATAAGGCTAGGTTAATTGAGGCACGAGAATTAGAGGACATGGTTGCAAGTCAATCTAAGAGGTCCAGGGAAGAAAGTCGGGTTTTTAGACAGCAGAGACCGAATGCAAGTCCTTCTAGGGAACGTAGTGCTTATCAAGACTCATGGGTTCCGAAGAGGTTTAGACGGATATCTACAGCTAGTGGCTTAAGCAGTCAGAGCGGTGGTAAAAATGCTCAATAG
- the LOC118048797 gene encoding uncharacterized protein isoform X2 — MLRNRQIAGTGRVGEDQDDVTILQLRTTRQRRGGAPAPRYVEEIHPSVKEESQELKVENIVSETGVRVANPEFVTEFQQLCKAMRTWMEFSMERDRRRDRDIPSSSHIVQGVNVSLNDFMELAPPTFTGMDISEDPQRFLDDIWRRCEALGCTDHRAVSLASFRLEGDMAISWFESKKRERSTEAKWTWKEFSTIFLDRFLPQSVRDAQLYEFERLSQGSMTVDEYDLKFTQLSRYAEHLLPTEECRVKRFIRGLKSSMYMVMVSQVFPSYTSVVDKARLIEARELEDMVASQSKRSREESRVFRQQRPNASPSRERSAYQDSWVPKRFRRISTASGLSSQSGGKNAQ; from the coding sequence ATGTTGAGAAATAGACAAATAGCTGGTACTGGTAGAGTAGGTGAAGATCAAGACGATGTCACTATTCTGCAATTGAGGACTACAAGACAAAGGAGGGGTGGTGCACCCGCACCTCGATATGTTGAGGAGATACATCCATCAGTAAAGGAGGAATCTCAAGAGTTAAAAGTGGAAAATATTGTTAGTGAAACAGGTGTAAGGGTAGCTAACCCTGAGTTTGTTACagaatttcagcagctttgcaAGGCTATGCGAACTTGGATGGAGTTTAGTATGGAAAGAGATCGGAGAAGGGATAGAGATATACCATCATCATCCCATATTGTTCAAGGAGTCAATGTTTCATTGAATGACTTTATGGAGTTAGCACCCCCTACCTTTACTGGAATGGACATCTCAGAGGATCCTCAAAGGTTCTTGGATGATATATGGCGACGGTGTGAAGCTTTAGGGTGTACAGACCATCGCGCTGTGAGTCTAGCATCATTCAGGTTAGAGGGAGATATGGCCATCTCATGGTTTGAGtctaaaaagagagagaggtcaACGGAGGCTAAGTGGACATGGAAGGAGTTTAGCACTATATTCTTGGATAGATTTCTTCCTCAGAGTGTTAGGGATGCTCAACTCTATGAGTTTGAGAGGCTATCTCAGGGGAGCATGACAGTGGATGAGTATGATCTAAAGTTTACTCAGCTATCAAGGTATGCTGAACATCTTCTACCTACTGAGGAGTGCAGGGTGAAAAGATTCATTCGAGGACTTAAATCCTCAATGTATATGGTGATGGTGTCTCAAGTGTTTCCATCTTACACATCAGTTGTTGATAAGGCTAGGTTAATTGAGGCACGAGAATTAGAGGACATGGTTGCAAGTCAATCTAAGAGGTCCAGGGAAGAAAGTCGGGTTTTTAGACAGCAGAGACCGAATGCAAGTCCTTCTAGGGAACGTAGTGCTTATCAAGACTCATGGGTTCCGAAGAGGTTTAGACGGATATCTACAGCTAGTGGCTTAAGCAGTCAGAGCGGTGGTAAAAATGCTCAATAG
- the LOC118048796 gene encoding U-box domain-containing protein 6 isoform X1, whose translation MDITEVEENLFAASDAKLHGEMCKELSVIYCKILSIFPSLEAARPRSKSGIQALCSMHIALEKAKNVLRHCSECSKLYLAITGDSVLLKFEKARSALVDSLRRVEDIVPQSIGCEILEIVSELEGTEFSLDPLEKQVGDEMIVLLQQGRKFDNCNDTNELESFHEAATKLGITSSRAALTERRALKKLIERARVEEDKRKESIVAYLLHLMRKYSKLFRSDLTDDNDSQGSAPCSPTVEGSFEDGGPGGDGHAFERHLSKLSSLNFKPNFSKSGQMPLPPEELRCPISLHLMYDPVIIASGQTYERICIEKWFSDGHDTCPKTQQKLSHLSLTPNYCVKGLVASWCEQNGVPAPDGPPESLDLNYWRLAMSELDSANSRSVEIVSSGKLKGVKVIPLEGSGLIEEAEETETENLSPQQEDSVPEDDFEDNVFERYQNFLTILNSDEDLKKKCKIVEQVRLLLKDDEEARIFMGANGFVEALLQFLESAVHARNPIAEEIGAMALFNLGVNNNRNKEMMLASGVISLLEDMISNSDTDGSATALYLNLSCLEEAKSIIGSSHAVPFLVQILQGETGAQCKLDALHALYNLSSHPTNIPNLLSAGIISGLQSLLAVPGDHAWIEKSIAVLINLACSQSAKDEMLSASGLISGLATILDTGEPIEQEQAVACLYILCNGSEKGSQLVLQEGVIPALVSISVNGTTRGKEKAQKLLMLFREQRQRDQPSAEVCFQQDQSPAEVRFQRIESSSMSMPAPETKPLCKSVSRRKMGKAISVFWKSKSYSVYQC comes from the exons ATGGATATTACTGAGGTTGAAGAAAATTTGTTTGCAGCAAGCGATGCCaag CTGCATGGAGAAATGTGCAAGGAACTCTCTGTAATTTATTGCAAAATCCTGTCCATTTTCCCTTCATTGGAAGCTGCAAGACCTAGGAGTAAATCTGGCATTCAAGCATTATGTTCGATGCATATAGCCCTTGAGAAAGCCAAGAATGTTCTCCGGCATTGCTCAGAATGTAGTAAGCTTTACTTG GCTATAACTGGAGATTCTGtccttttaaaatttgaaaaggcAAGATCTGCTCTTGTAGATAGTCTTAGGCGTGTTGAAGATATTGTTCCACAATCAATTGGATGCGAG ATTTTGGAGATTGTAAGTGAACTCGAGGGTACTGAATTCTCTCTTGATCCGTTAGAGAAGCAGGTTGGTGATGAGATGATTGTATTGCTTCAGCAGGGGAGAAAATTTGACAACTGTAATGACACTAACGAGCTAGAATCATTTCATGAGGCTGCTACTAAACTTGGTATTACCTCTTCTAGAGCAGCTCTTACAGAGAGAAGAGCTCTTAAGAAACTTATAGAAAGAGCTCGTGTGGAGGAAGACAAGCGGAAGGAATCAATTGTTGCTTATCTCTTACATCTCATGAGGAAATATTCCAAGCTATTTAGAAGTGACCTTACAGATGACAATGATTCACAGGGTTCAGCACCTTGTTCACCCACTGTTGAGGGTTCTTTTGAAGATGGAGGCCCTGGTGGTGATGGCCATGCCTTTGAGCGACATTTATCAAAGCTTAGTTCATTAAACTTCAAGCCAAACTTTAGTAAATCTGGGCAAATGCCTCTTCCACCTGAAGAATTGAGGTGTCCTATATCATTGCACCTGATGTATGATCCAGTCATCATTGCTTCTGGACAAACGTATGAAAGGATCTGCATTGAGAAATGGTTCAGTGACGGGCATGACACCTGTCCAAAGACTCAACAAAAGCTTTCTCATCTCTCCTTGACTCCCAATTATTGTGTCAAGGGTCTTGTTGCTAGTTGGTGTGAACAGAATGGAGTCCCAGCACCTGATGGCCCCCCAGAGTCTCTTGACCTCAACTATTGGAGGCTGGCAATGTCCGAGCTTGACTCTGCAAATTCAAGATCTGTGGAGATTGTCAGTTCTGGTAAGTTGAAAGGGGTCAAGGTAATTCCTTTGGAAGGGAGTGGTCTCATTGAGGAGGCTGAAGAAACTGAAACTGAAAATTTATCACCGCAACAGGAAGATTCTGTTCCAGAAGATGACTTTGAGGATAATGTATTTGAAAGATATCAGAATTTTCTGACCATCTTGAATAGTGACGAAGACTTgaagaaaaaatgcaaaatagTAGAACAAGTGAGGCTTCTTTTGAAGGATGATGAGGAGGCCAGGATTTTTATGGGGGCCAATGGGTTTGTTGAAGCACTATTGCAGTTTCTAGAGTCAGCTGTGCATGCTAGGAATCCAATAGCTGAGGAAATTGGAGCAATGGCTCTTTTCAACCTTGGCGTCAACAATAACAG AAATAAGGAAATGATGTTGGCTTCTGGTGTTATCTCATTGTTGGAGGATATGATTTCCAACTCTGACACTGATGGATCAGCAACAGCTCTCTATCTAAATCTCTCCTGCCTTGAAGAAGCGAAGTCCATCATTGGTTCAAGTCATGCTGTGCCTTTTTTAGTCCAAATCCTTCAAGGTGAAACTGGAGCGCAATGCAAGCTTGATGCCCTTCATGCCCTCTATAATCTCTCCTCCCACCCCACCAATATTCCGAATCTCCTTTCAGCTGGCATCATCAGTGGCCTCCAATCCCTTCTTGCAGTCCCTGGTGATCATGCATGGATAGAAAAATCTATAGCAGTGCTGATAAATTTAGCTTGTAGTCAATCAGCAAAAGATGAAATGCTGTCTGCCTCTGGCCTTATTAGCGGGCTAGCGACTATATTAGACACTGGCGAACCCATAGAGCAGGAGCAGGCTGTTGCTTGCCTTTACATTTTGTGCAATGGGAGTGAGAAGGGTAGTCAATTGGTCCTGCAAGAAGGAGTTATACCTGCGCTGGTCTCAATCTCGGTGAATGGGACCACaagagggaaagagaaagcGCAGAAACTTCTGATGCTGTTTCGGGAGCAGCGGCAGCGAGATCAACCATCTGCTGAGGTGTGCTTTCAGCAAGATCAATCACCTGCTGAGGTGCGCTTTCAGCGAATTGAAAGTAGTTCCATGTCCATGCCTGCTCCTGAAACAAAGCCGCTATGCAAATCTGTCTCAAGAAGAAAGATGGGGAAAGCTATAAGCGTTTTTTGGAAGAGCAAGAGCTACTCAGTTTACCAGTGTTAA
- the LOC118048796 gene encoding U-box domain-containing protein 6 isoform X2 — protein sequence MDITEVEENLFAASDAKLHGEMCKELSVIYCKILSIFPSLEAARPRSKSGIQALCSMHIALEKAKNVLRHCSECSKLYLAITGDSVLLKFEKARSALVDSLRRVEDIVPQSIGCEILEIVSELEGTEFSLDPLEKQVGDEMIVLLQQGRKFDNCNDTNELESFHEAATKLGITSSRAALTERRALKKLIERARVEEDKRKESIVAYLLHLMRKYSKLFRSDLTDDNDSQGSAPCSPTVEGSFEDGGPGGDGHAFERHLSKLSSLNFKPNFSKSGQMPLPPEELRCPISLHLMYDPVIIASGQTYERICIEKWFSDGHDTCPKTQQKLSHLSLTPNYCVKGLVASWCEQNGVPAPDGPPESLDLNYWRLAMSELDSANSRSVEIVSSGKLKGVKVIPLEGSGLIEEAEETETENLSPQQEDSVPEDDFEDNVFERYQNFLTILNSDEDLKKKCKIVEQVRLLLKDDEEARIFMGANGFVEALLQFLESAVHARNPIAEEIGAMALFNLGVNNNRNKEMMLASGVISLLEDMISNSDTDGSATALYLNLSCLEEAKSIIGSSHAVPFLVQILQGETGAQCKLDALHALYNLSSHPTNIPNLLSAGIISGLQSLLAVPGDHAWIEKSIAVLINLACSQSAKDEMLSASGLISGLATILDTGEPIEQEQAVACLYILCNGSEKGSQLVLQEGVIPALVSISVNGTTRGKEKAQKLLMLFREQRQRDQPSAEVRFQRIESSSMSMPAPETKPLCKSVSRRKMGKAISVFWKSKSYSVYQC from the exons ATGGATATTACTGAGGTTGAAGAAAATTTGTTTGCAGCAAGCGATGCCaag CTGCATGGAGAAATGTGCAAGGAACTCTCTGTAATTTATTGCAAAATCCTGTCCATTTTCCCTTCATTGGAAGCTGCAAGACCTAGGAGTAAATCTGGCATTCAAGCATTATGTTCGATGCATATAGCCCTTGAGAAAGCCAAGAATGTTCTCCGGCATTGCTCAGAATGTAGTAAGCTTTACTTG GCTATAACTGGAGATTCTGtccttttaaaatttgaaaaggcAAGATCTGCTCTTGTAGATAGTCTTAGGCGTGTTGAAGATATTGTTCCACAATCAATTGGATGCGAG ATTTTGGAGATTGTAAGTGAACTCGAGGGTACTGAATTCTCTCTTGATCCGTTAGAGAAGCAGGTTGGTGATGAGATGATTGTATTGCTTCAGCAGGGGAGAAAATTTGACAACTGTAATGACACTAACGAGCTAGAATCATTTCATGAGGCTGCTACTAAACTTGGTATTACCTCTTCTAGAGCAGCTCTTACAGAGAGAAGAGCTCTTAAGAAACTTATAGAAAGAGCTCGTGTGGAGGAAGACAAGCGGAAGGAATCAATTGTTGCTTATCTCTTACATCTCATGAGGAAATATTCCAAGCTATTTAGAAGTGACCTTACAGATGACAATGATTCACAGGGTTCAGCACCTTGTTCACCCACTGTTGAGGGTTCTTTTGAAGATGGAGGCCCTGGTGGTGATGGCCATGCCTTTGAGCGACATTTATCAAAGCTTAGTTCATTAAACTTCAAGCCAAACTTTAGTAAATCTGGGCAAATGCCTCTTCCACCTGAAGAATTGAGGTGTCCTATATCATTGCACCTGATGTATGATCCAGTCATCATTGCTTCTGGACAAACGTATGAAAGGATCTGCATTGAGAAATGGTTCAGTGACGGGCATGACACCTGTCCAAAGACTCAACAAAAGCTTTCTCATCTCTCCTTGACTCCCAATTATTGTGTCAAGGGTCTTGTTGCTAGTTGGTGTGAACAGAATGGAGTCCCAGCACCTGATGGCCCCCCAGAGTCTCTTGACCTCAACTATTGGAGGCTGGCAATGTCCGAGCTTGACTCTGCAAATTCAAGATCTGTGGAGATTGTCAGTTCTGGTAAGTTGAAAGGGGTCAAGGTAATTCCTTTGGAAGGGAGTGGTCTCATTGAGGAGGCTGAAGAAACTGAAACTGAAAATTTATCACCGCAACAGGAAGATTCTGTTCCAGAAGATGACTTTGAGGATAATGTATTTGAAAGATATCAGAATTTTCTGACCATCTTGAATAGTGACGAAGACTTgaagaaaaaatgcaaaatagTAGAACAAGTGAGGCTTCTTTTGAAGGATGATGAGGAGGCCAGGATTTTTATGGGGGCCAATGGGTTTGTTGAAGCACTATTGCAGTTTCTAGAGTCAGCTGTGCATGCTAGGAATCCAATAGCTGAGGAAATTGGAGCAATGGCTCTTTTCAACCTTGGCGTCAACAATAACAG AAATAAGGAAATGATGTTGGCTTCTGGTGTTATCTCATTGTTGGAGGATATGATTTCCAACTCTGACACTGATGGATCAGCAACAGCTCTCTATCTAAATCTCTCCTGCCTTGAAGAAGCGAAGTCCATCATTGGTTCAAGTCATGCTGTGCCTTTTTTAGTCCAAATCCTTCAAGGTGAAACTGGAGCGCAATGCAAGCTTGATGCCCTTCATGCCCTCTATAATCTCTCCTCCCACCCCACCAATATTCCGAATCTCCTTTCAGCTGGCATCATCAGTGGCCTCCAATCCCTTCTTGCAGTCCCTGGTGATCATGCATGGATAGAAAAATCTATAGCAGTGCTGATAAATTTAGCTTGTAGTCAATCAGCAAAAGATGAAATGCTGTCTGCCTCTGGCCTTATTAGCGGGCTAGCGACTATATTAGACACTGGCGAACCCATAGAGCAGGAGCAGGCTGTTGCTTGCCTTTACATTTTGTGCAATGGGAGTGAGAAGGGTAGTCAATTGGTCCTGCAAGAAGGAGTTATACCTGCGCTGGTCTCAATCTCGGTGAATGGGACCACaagagggaaagagaaagcGCAGAAACTTCTGATGCTGTTTCGGGAGCAGCGGCAGCGAGATCAACCATCTGCTGAG GTGCGCTTTCAGCGAATTGAAAGTAGTTCCATGTCCATGCCTGCTCCTGAAACAAAGCCGCTATGCAAATCTGTCTCAAGAAGAAAGATGGGGAAAGCTATAAGCGTTTTTTGGAAGAGCAAGAGCTACTCAGTTTACCAGTGTTAA
- the LOC118048794 gene encoding proteasome subunit beta type-5-B isoform X1, producing MFDVIKQEIKIMKFDTSGLESTASVFGTAGRELVDGFSAAAAPAFELPTTKDFDGFQKEAVQMVKPAKGTTTLAFIFKEGVIVAADSRASMGGYISSQSVKKIIEINPYMLGTMAGGAADCQFWHRNLGIKCRLHELANKRRISVTGASKLLANILFSYRGMGLSVGTMIAGWDETGPGLYYVDSEGGRLKGTRFSVGSGSPYAYGVLDSGYRFDMSIEEAAELGRRAIYHATFRDGASGGVASVYYVGANGWTKLSGDDVSELHYKYYPVVSAEASEPDQMVEA from the exons atgtttgatgtgataaaacaagagattaag ATAATGAAGTTTGATACTAGTGGTCTCGAATCCACTGCCTCGGTCTTTGGAACGGCCGGTAGGGAGCTTGTTGATGGGttttctgctgctgctgctccagCTTTTGAGCTACCCACGACTAAGGAT tttgatgGCTTCCAGAAGGAAGCTGTACAGATGGTGAAGCCGGCTAAGGGGACAACTACGCTGGCCTTCATCTTTAAGGAGGGTGTCATTGTTGCAGCTGATTCTCGTGCTAGCATGGGGGGCTATATTT catcacagtcagttaaaaaaatcattgaaatcaATCCCTACATGCTTGGTACAATGGCTGGTGGAGCTGCTGATTGCCAGTTTTGGCACAGAAATTTGGGCATTAAG TGCCGACTACATGAACTGGCAAACAAGCGTAGAATTTCAGTTACAGGGGCATCAAAGCTTCTGGCAAACATTCTGTTCTCTTACCGTGGAATGGGCTTGTCTGTTGGGACAATGATTGCTGGTTGGGATGAAACG GGTCCTGGACTATATTATGTGGACAGTGAAGGTGGAAGGCTGAAAGGAACAAGATTCTCGGTTGGATCTGGTTCTCCATATGCATATGGTGTACTGGATAGTGG GTACCGATTTGATATGTCAATTGAAGAAGCTGCAGAGTTAGGTAGAAGAGCTATTTATCATGCAACGTTCCGTGATGGGGCCAGTGGTGGAGTTGCAAGCG TTTATTATGTGGGAGCAAATGGATGGACGAAACTATCTGGCGATGATGTCTCAGAGCTCCACTACAAATACTATCCAGTTGTGTCAGCTGAAGCTTCAGAACCGGACCAGATGGTTGAAGCATAA
- the LOC118048794 gene encoding proteasome subunit beta type-5-B isoform X2: MKFDTSGLESTASVFGTAGRELVDGFSAAAAPAFELPTTKDFDGFQKEAVQMVKPAKGTTTLAFIFKEGVIVAADSRASMGGYISSQSVKKIIEINPYMLGTMAGGAADCQFWHRNLGIKCRLHELANKRRISVTGASKLLANILFSYRGMGLSVGTMIAGWDETGPGLYYVDSEGGRLKGTRFSVGSGSPYAYGVLDSGYRFDMSIEEAAELGRRAIYHATFRDGASGGVASVYYVGANGWTKLSGDDVSELHYKYYPVVSAEASEPDQMVEA, translated from the exons ATGAAGTTTGATACTAGTGGTCTCGAATCCACTGCCTCGGTCTTTGGAACGGCCGGTAGGGAGCTTGTTGATGGGttttctgctgctgctgctccagCTTTTGAGCTACCCACGACTAAGGAT tttgatgGCTTCCAGAAGGAAGCTGTACAGATGGTGAAGCCGGCTAAGGGGACAACTACGCTGGCCTTCATCTTTAAGGAGGGTGTCATTGTTGCAGCTGATTCTCGTGCTAGCATGGGGGGCTATATTT catcacagtcagttaaaaaaatcattgaaatcaATCCCTACATGCTTGGTACAATGGCTGGTGGAGCTGCTGATTGCCAGTTTTGGCACAGAAATTTGGGCATTAAG TGCCGACTACATGAACTGGCAAACAAGCGTAGAATTTCAGTTACAGGGGCATCAAAGCTTCTGGCAAACATTCTGTTCTCTTACCGTGGAATGGGCTTGTCTGTTGGGACAATGATTGCTGGTTGGGATGAAACG GGTCCTGGACTATATTATGTGGACAGTGAAGGTGGAAGGCTGAAAGGAACAAGATTCTCGGTTGGATCTGGTTCTCCATATGCATATGGTGTACTGGATAGTGG GTACCGATTTGATATGTCAATTGAAGAAGCTGCAGAGTTAGGTAGAAGAGCTATTTATCATGCAACGTTCCGTGATGGGGCCAGTGGTGGAGTTGCAAGCG TTTATTATGTGGGAGCAAATGGATGGACGAAACTATCTGGCGATGATGTCTCAGAGCTCCACTACAAATACTATCCAGTTGTGTCAGCTGAAGCTTCAGAACCGGACCAGATGGTTGAAGCATAA